From Scophthalmus maximus strain ysfricsl-2021 chromosome 14, ASM2237912v1, whole genome shotgun sequence, one genomic window encodes:
- the tfg gene encoding protein TFG isoform X3, which yields MNGQLDLSGKLIIKAQLGDDIRRIPIHNEDITYDELVLMMQRVFRGKLQSNDEVTIKYKDEDDDLITIFDSSDLSFAIQCSRILKLTLFVNGQPRPLESSQVKYLRRELIELRNKVNNLLDSLEPPTEPGLAATAPDSDSVDGREGKFVAGDPTLKQATPVSAASMSAFDPLKNQDEVSKNVISAFGLSEDQAQAPPAVEERSGTPDSIASSSSAAPQPGAPPQPQAPYPGVQQGPPAGMDGQVYQQYGAPGGYQQPGAPPQQQQQYGMQYPAGYSPQPGAPQPGPPQQQQQFQNYAPPSSQAPAPAPGPAPAPAPAPGFQGGQQQQPHPTQAAQQYPPGGFPPQNYTSQASQPANYSLPPSSQPGSGYQPRQGYTAPPGTTVTPPPGAANPYARNRPPYGQGYTQPGPGYR from the exons ATGAACGGCCAGCTGGACCTGAGCGGGAAGCTGATCATCAAAGCCCAGCTGGGCGATGACATCAGACGCATCCCAATCCATAATGAAGACATCACTTATGATGAGCTGGTGCTGATGATGCAGCGCGTCTTCAGGGGCAAGCTGCAGAGTAATGACGAAGTTACCATCAAATACAAGGATGAGG ATGACGACCTCATCACCATCTTCGACAGCTCTGACCTCTCCTTCGCCATCCAGTGCAGTAGAATACTCAAACTGACTTTGTTTG TGAATGGTCAGCCGCGGCCTTTGGAGTCCAGCCAAGTGAAGTACCTGCGCAGGGAGCTCATTGAGCTCAGGAATAAAGTCAACAACCTCCTGGATAGTCTGGAGCCCCCCACAGAGCCTGGCCTGGCTGCTACAGCACCGGACAGTG ATTCAGTGGATGGGCGTGAGGGCAAATTTGTGGCAGGTGACCCCACGTTGAAACAGGCCACTCCAGTCAGTGCCGCCAGCATGTCGGCCTTTGACCCTTTAAAAAACCAGGACGAGGTCAGCAAGAATGTCATCTCTGCTTTCGGGTTGAGTGAGGACCAGGCCCAAG CTCCCCCGGCAGTTGAGGAGCGCTCAGGAACCCCTGACAGCatcgcctcctcctcatctgcgGCCCCTCAGCCTGGTGCACCCCCCCAACCACAGGCTCCCTATCCTGGAGTACAGCAGGGACCCCCAGCTGGCATGGATG GTCAGGTGTACCAGCAGTACGGGGCTCCAGGTGGATACCAACAACCAGGTGCcccaccgcagcagcagcagcagtatggTATGCAGTACCCTG CAGGATACAGCCCTCAGCCCGGAGCCCCTCAGCCTGGCccgccacagcagcagcagcagtttcagaaCTAcgcacctccctcctcccaggCTCCTGCCCCTGCCCCTGGCCCAGCTCCGGCCCCGGCCCCAGCCCCAGGCTTTCAAggtggccagcagcagcagccccatcCAACTCAGGCAGCCCAGCAGTATCCACCGGGAGGCTTCCCTCCCCAAAACTATACCTCCCAGGCCTCCCAGCCTGCTAACTACAGCCTGCCGCCCAGCTCCCAGCCCGGCTCGGGGTACCAGCCCCGCCAGGGATACACTGCACCTCCAGGCACCACCGTCACCCCTCCACCGGGAGCTGCTAACCCGTACGCTCGCAACCGCCCCCCTTACGGCCAGGGCTACACTCAGCCAGGCCCAGGATACCGGTAA
- the tfg gene encoding protein TFG isoform X1 codes for MNGQLDLSGKLIIKAQLGDDIRRIPIHNEDITYDELVLMMQRVFRGKLQSNDEVTIKYKDEDDDLITIFDSSDLSFAIQCSRILKLTLFVNGQPRPLESSQVKYLRRELIELRNKVNNLLDSLEPPTEPGLAATAPDSDSVDGREGKFVAGDPTLKQATPVSAASMSAFDPLKNQDEVSKNVISAFGLSEDQAQGIARRRTAEIKAPPAVEERSGTPDSIASSSSAAPQPGAPPQPQAPYPGVQQGPPAGMDGQVYQQYGAPGGYQQPGAPPQQQQQYGMQYPAGYSPQPGAPQPGPPQQQQQFQNYAPPSSQAPAPAPGPAPAPAPAPGFQGGQQQQPHPTQAAQQYPPGGFPPQNYTSQASQPANYSLPPSSQPGSGYQPRQGYTAPPGTTVTPPPGAANPYARNRPPYGQGYTQPGPGYR; via the exons ATGAACGGCCAGCTGGACCTGAGCGGGAAGCTGATCATCAAAGCCCAGCTGGGCGATGACATCAGACGCATCCCAATCCATAATGAAGACATCACTTATGATGAGCTGGTGCTGATGATGCAGCGCGTCTTCAGGGGCAAGCTGCAGAGTAATGACGAAGTTACCATCAAATACAAGGATGAGG ATGACGACCTCATCACCATCTTCGACAGCTCTGACCTCTCCTTCGCCATCCAGTGCAGTAGAATACTCAAACTGACTTTGTTTG TGAATGGTCAGCCGCGGCCTTTGGAGTCCAGCCAAGTGAAGTACCTGCGCAGGGAGCTCATTGAGCTCAGGAATAAAGTCAACAACCTCCTGGATAGTCTGGAGCCCCCCACAGAGCCTGGCCTGGCTGCTACAGCACCGGACAGTG ATTCAGTGGATGGGCGTGAGGGCAAATTTGTGGCAGGTGACCCCACGTTGAAACAGGCCACTCCAGTCAGTGCCGCCAGCATGTCGGCCTTTGACCCTTTAAAAAACCAGGACGAGGTCAGCAAGAATGTCATCTCTGCTTTCGGGTTGAGTGAGGACCAGGCCCAAGGTATCGCACGCCGTCGAACTGCAGAAATTAAAG CTCCCCCGGCAGTTGAGGAGCGCTCAGGAACCCCTGACAGCatcgcctcctcctcatctgcgGCCCCTCAGCCTGGTGCACCCCCCCAACCACAGGCTCCCTATCCTGGAGTACAGCAGGGACCCCCAGCTGGCATGGATG GTCAGGTGTACCAGCAGTACGGGGCTCCAGGTGGATACCAACAACCAGGTGCcccaccgcagcagcagcagcagtatggTATGCAGTACCCTG CAGGATACAGCCCTCAGCCCGGAGCCCCTCAGCCTGGCccgccacagcagcagcagcagtttcagaaCTAcgcacctccctcctcccaggCTCCTGCCCCTGCCCCTGGCCCAGCTCCGGCCCCGGCCCCAGCCCCAGGCTTTCAAggtggccagcagcagcagccccatcCAACTCAGGCAGCCCAGCAGTATCCACCGGGAGGCTTCCCTCCCCAAAACTATACCTCCCAGGCCTCCCAGCCTGCTAACTACAGCCTGCCGCCCAGCTCCCAGCCCGGCTCGGGGTACCAGCCCCGCCAGGGATACACTGCACCTCCAGGCACCACCGTCACCCCTCCACCGGGAGCTGCTAACCCGTACGCTCGCAACCGCCCCCCTTACGGCCAGGGCTACACTCAGCCAGGCCCAGGATACCGGTAA
- the tfg gene encoding protein TFG isoform X2 has protein sequence MNGQLDLSGKLIIKAQLGDDIRRIPIHNEDITYDELVLMMQRVFRGKLQSNDEVTIKYKDEDDDLITIFDSSDLSFAIQCSRILKLTLFVNGQPRPLESSQVKYLRRELIELRNKVNNLLDSLEPPTEPGLAATAPDSDSVDGREGKFVAGDPTLKQATPVSAASMSAFDPLKNQDEVSKNVISAFGLSEDQAQGIARRRTAEIKAPPAVEERSGTPDSIASSSSAAPQPGAPPQPQAPYPGVQQGPPAGMDGQVYQQYGAPGGYQQPGAPPQQQQQYGMQYPGYSPQPGAPQPGPPQQQQQFQNYAPPSSQAPAPAPGPAPAPAPAPGFQGGQQQQPHPTQAAQQYPPGGFPPQNYTSQASQPANYSLPPSSQPGSGYQPRQGYTAPPGTTVTPPPGAANPYARNRPPYGQGYTQPGPGYR, from the exons ATGAACGGCCAGCTGGACCTGAGCGGGAAGCTGATCATCAAAGCCCAGCTGGGCGATGACATCAGACGCATCCCAATCCATAATGAAGACATCACTTATGATGAGCTGGTGCTGATGATGCAGCGCGTCTTCAGGGGCAAGCTGCAGAGTAATGACGAAGTTACCATCAAATACAAGGATGAGG ATGACGACCTCATCACCATCTTCGACAGCTCTGACCTCTCCTTCGCCATCCAGTGCAGTAGAATACTCAAACTGACTTTGTTTG TGAATGGTCAGCCGCGGCCTTTGGAGTCCAGCCAAGTGAAGTACCTGCGCAGGGAGCTCATTGAGCTCAGGAATAAAGTCAACAACCTCCTGGATAGTCTGGAGCCCCCCACAGAGCCTGGCCTGGCTGCTACAGCACCGGACAGTG ATTCAGTGGATGGGCGTGAGGGCAAATTTGTGGCAGGTGACCCCACGTTGAAACAGGCCACTCCAGTCAGTGCCGCCAGCATGTCGGCCTTTGACCCTTTAAAAAACCAGGACGAGGTCAGCAAGAATGTCATCTCTGCTTTCGGGTTGAGTGAGGACCAGGCCCAAGGTATCGCACGCCGTCGAACTGCAGAAATTAAAG CTCCCCCGGCAGTTGAGGAGCGCTCAGGAACCCCTGACAGCatcgcctcctcctcatctgcgGCCCCTCAGCCTGGTGCACCCCCCCAACCACAGGCTCCCTATCCTGGAGTACAGCAGGGACCCCCAGCTGGCATGGATG GTCAGGTGTACCAGCAGTACGGGGCTCCAGGTGGATACCAACAACCAGGTGCcccaccgcagcagcagcagcagtatggTATGCAGTACCCTG GATACAGCCCTCAGCCCGGAGCCCCTCAGCCTGGCccgccacagcagcagcagcagtttcagaaCTAcgcacctccctcctcccaggCTCCTGCCCCTGCCCCTGGCCCAGCTCCGGCCCCGGCCCCAGCCCCAGGCTTTCAAggtggccagcagcagcagccccatcCAACTCAGGCAGCCCAGCAGTATCCACCGGGAGGCTTCCCTCCCCAAAACTATACCTCCCAGGCCTCCCAGCCTGCTAACTACAGCCTGCCGCCCAGCTCCCAGCCCGGCTCGGGGTACCAGCCCCGCCAGGGATACACTGCACCTCCAGGCACCACCGTCACCCCTCCACCGGGAGCTGCTAACCCGTACGCTCGCAACCGCCCCCCTTACGGCCAGGGCTACACTCAGCCAGGCCCAGGATACCGGTAA
- the jagn1a gene encoding protein jagunal homolog 1-A — protein sequence MRTTVGPHPFITSFVCADLHGEFDRTKGNYATVSLKMTSRVGPRAAGTNGSDFSFKHRERGTPQYQMSASLKAEVRKLNLVHFLIWLLVAAQVTVSHFDLVSHDIVSMPYQWEYPYLLSFLPLVCSSLSLPRNNISYLVISMISAGLFTVAPLIYGGMEMFPVAQQLYRHGKAYRFIFGYSAVTVMYLIMVVAVQVHAWQLYYMKKLLDSWFDATEEKKKK from the exons ATGCGCACAACTGTTGGCCCCCATCCATTCATCACATCTTTTGTCTGTGCAGATTTACACGGCGAGTTTGACCGGACGAAAGGCAACTACGCGACG GTTTCTCTCAAGATGACATCACGTGTAGGTCCTAGAGCTGCAGGCACCAATGGAAGTGACTTCTCTTTTAAACACAGAGAAAGGGGGACCCCACAATACCAAATGAG TGCTTCCCTGAAGGCGGAGGTGCGGAAGTTAAACTTGGTCCACTTTCTGATCTGGCTGCTGGTTGCTGCACAGGTGACTGTCAGCCACTTCGACCTGGTGTCACATGACATAGTGTCCATGCCGTACCAGTGGGAGTACCCCTACCTGCTCAGCTTTCTCCCTCTGGTCTGCAGCAGTCTGTCACTTCCAAGGAACAATATCAGTTACCTGGTCATATCCATGATCAGCGCAGGGTTGTTCACTGTGGCTCCTCTTATCTACGGTGGAATGGAGATGTTTCCTGTCGCGCAGCAGCTTTACCGTCACGGAAAGGCCTACCGCTTCATTTTTGGCTATTCTGCAGTGACCGTCATGTATCTCATCATGGTGGTTGCTGTTCAAGTGCACGCCTGGCAGTTATATTACATGAAAAAGCTGTTAGACTCATGGTTCGATGCcactgaggagaaaaagaagaaataa